A genomic segment from Branchiostoma floridae strain S238N-H82 chromosome 7, Bfl_VNyyK, whole genome shotgun sequence encodes:
- the LOC118420149 gene encoding uncharacterized protein LOC118420149: MLPHVPRMSVRSTWFAVFAVWLVSMLLAIPAAMYSKAASYIWKGGTFCVQGQCHGSKGQCHGPIGQRHDSKGQCHGPIGQRHGSMGQCHGLIGQRHGSKGQCHGSMGQCHVPIGQRHGPMGQCHGPMGQCHGPMGQCHGPIGQRHGSMGQCHGPIGQRHGPMGQCHGPMGQCHAGERGDRPPVQSTYRQKAGTVVTESSVPATRKL; this comes from the exons ATGCTGCCTCACGTGCCCCGCATGAGCGTCCGTTCCACCTGGTTCGCCGTGTTCGCCGTGTGGCTGGTGTCCATGCTGCTGGCCATCCCTGCCGCCATGTACTCCAAAGCCGCCAGCTACATCTGGAAAGGAGGGACCTTCTGTGTGCAG GGGCAGTGTCACGGCTCGAAGGGGCAGTGTCACGGCCCGATTGGGCAGCGCCACGACTCGAAGGGGCAGTGCCACGGGCCGATTGGGCAGCGCCACGGCTCGATGGGGCAGTGCCACGGCCTAATTGGGCAGCGCCACGGCTCGAAGGGGCAGTGCCACGGCTCGATGGGGCAGTGCCACGTCCCGATTGGACAGCGCCACGGTCCGATGGGGCAGTGCCACGGCCCGATGGGGCAGTGCCACGGCCCGATGGGGCAGTGCCACGGCCCGATTGGACAGCGCCACGGCTCGATGGGGCAGTGCCACGGCCCGATTGGACAGCGCCACGGTCCGATGGGGCAGTGCCACGGCCCGATGGGGCAGTGCCACGCCGGGGAGCGCGGTGATAGACCACCAGTGCAGTCTACATATAGGCAAAAGGCAGGGACCGTTGTGACCGAGTCCAGCGTCCCAGCAACTCGAAAGTTATGA